A genomic window from Vitis riparia cultivar Riparia Gloire de Montpellier isolate 1030 chromosome 18, EGFV_Vit.rip_1.0, whole genome shotgun sequence includes:
- the LOC117906290 gene encoding valencene synthase-like has translation MALILATSNGSSPAPVANPETTRRTANYQPSIWANSFIVSNTPEDEITLAHNEQQLEDLKEEVRRELIAAASNPSEQIKFIDAVQRLGVAYHFEKEIEEALQNTYNNYHGIDDINDDLYDVALRFRLLRQQGFNISCDIFKRYKDEKGRFKESLINDPCGLLGLYEAAHLRVWEEDILDEALAFTTTHLKSIVEHLEYPIAAQVTHALERPIRKGLERLEARAFMSIYQDEASHSKALLKFAKLDFNLLQSLYKKELSNISRWWKDLDFSSKLPFARDRLVEGYFWIATCCFEPQYSYARRIQTKLHALITTMDDIFDAYGTFEELELFTEAMGRWDIDSVHQLPEYMKPCYQAVLDVYKEIEEMENTERSYCVHHTKDAIKSLVQAYLVEAKWLHGKYIPTIEEYMAIAMVTVGVPVLTIMSFIGMRETATKEVFDWLLQNPKIVRATYIIIRLMDDMASHKFEQEREHIASSIECYMKQHGVSEQQAYDEFHKQIENAWKDINEECLRPTAVPMLLLSRLLNFARSGDVMYKSHKDIFTHPGEVTKNNISMLLIDPVPI, from the exons ATGGCCTTAATTCTCGCAACCAGCAACGGGTCTTCTCCAGCCCCAGTTGCTAATCCAGAGACTACTCGCCGAACTGCAAATTATCAGCCTAGCATTTGGGCCAATAGCTTCATCGTGAGCAACACCCCTGAGGATGAG ATAACTCTGGCCCATAATGAGCAGCAGTTGGAAGATCTAAAGGAGGAAGTTAGAAGAGAGCTGATAGCTGCAGCTAGTAACCCTTCAGAACAGATAAAGTTTATCGATGCAGTTCAACGGCTTGGGGTGGCATACCACTTTGAAAAGGAGATAGAAGAAGCATTACAAAATACCTATAATAACTATCATGGCATTGATGACATAAATGATGATCTCTATGATGTTGCACTTCGATTTCGACTACTAAGACAACAAGGCTTCAATATTTCATGTG ATATATTCAAGAGGTACAAAGATGAAAAGGGAAGGTTCAAGGAGTCTTTGATCAATGATCCATGTGGCCTACTAGGCTTGTATGAAGCTGCACATCTCAGGGTGTGGGAAGAAGATATACTAGATGAAGCACTTGCTTTCACCACCACTCACCTCAAGTCTATTGTAGAACATTTAGAATACCCTATTGCAGCACAAGTAACTCATGCCCTAGAGCGGCCCATTAGGAAAGGCTTGGAGAGGCTAGAGGCAAGGGCTTTCATGTCTATCTACCAAGATGAAGCTTCACATAGTAAAGCTTTACTGAAGTTTGCAAAGTTAGATTTCAACCTACTGCAGTCATTGTATAAGAAAGAGCTGAGTAATATCTCGAG GTGGTGGAAAGACCTAGATTTCTCTTCAAAGCTACCTTTTGCCAGAGATCGATTGGTAGAAGGGTACTTTTGGATAGCAACATGTTGTTTTGAGCCCCAGTACTCATATGCTAGAAGAATACAGACCAAATTACATGCTCTGATAACAACTATGGATGATATATTTGATGCATATGGAACATTTGAAGAACTGGAGCTCTTTACAGAGGCAATGGGGAG GTGGGATATTGACAGCGTACATCAGCTTCCTGAATACATGAAACCATGCTATCAGGCAGTCTTAGATGTCTACAAAGAAATTGAGGAGATGGAAAACACAGAAAGATCATACTGTGTCCACCACACAAAAGATGCA ATTAAAAGCTTGGTCCAAGCTTACTTGGTTGAAGCCAAATGGTTGCATGGAAAATACATACCGACAATAGAAGAGTACATGGCTATCGCAATGGTAACAGTTGGTGTCCCCGTGTTAACAATCATGTCTTTTATTGGCATGAGAGAGACTGCAACCAAGGAAGTCTTTGATTGGCTGCTACAAAACCCTAAGATTGTTAGAGCTACCTACATAATCATTAGGCTCATGGATGACATGGCTTCCCACAAG TTTGAGCAAGAGAGAGAGCATATTGCATCAAGCATCGAATGTTACATGAAGCAACATGGTGTGTCGGAGCAGCAAGCATATGATGAGTTTCACAAGCAAATCGAGAATGCATGGAAGGATATAAATGAAGAGTGCCTCAGACCTACTGCAGTTCCAATGCTTCTCCTTAGTCGTCTTCTCAATTTTGCTCGATCAGGAGATGTGATGTACAAGAGCCACAAAGATATATTCACACATCCTGGAGAAGTGacgaaaaataatatttcaatgcTGCTCATAGACCCTGTGCCAATATGA